In one Haloplanus salinus genomic region, the following are encoded:
- a CDS encoding lipopolysaccharide biosynthesis protein → MVQQRNGDEVGLLDSSIRTAGGALVSTPLYVLSGLVYAAVISPAAAGTFFFVSIAIALGLRPVRGVSQALQKLGSEPGERVGSYLGVALLATAGYLLAGGAGALLITDVLARRTVFTAELLVPAGLYAASLSVSIVVSSLVGAIGYPSAQTWLGGAMLGAQLLLVVTFDAVVTSAAALLLVSAGVRFALFVPVGVALGVVPRVPDRHAVDRAWTFARWSVPDQILDRFSYNMPVFVLGVVGTPAAVGIYEAADRFADFGATISWRLSSPLLTKVSGDVAAGNGYDTYLRGAVTGGTGATFVVFGYLIGAHDVVARIAFADARWAFSTTVLLVGGVNVLRGFWTLTSHAMEGLGKPSVSFRTKLYGLVASVPITALFGAEFGAVAGAVGYGVMNLVVFGAVCHYARDVFGYVPVDAETVAHLTLGGLVAASLTASVVAVATGTPLPTPGVAAAAAVAGLGGFSAVLLAVSPPTRVAAHRVVAMVWGRGGRTP, encoded by the coding sequence ATGGTCCAGCAGCGGAACGGCGACGAGGTCGGTCTATTAGATTCGTCGATCCGGACGGCCGGCGGGGCGCTCGTCTCCACGCCACTGTACGTACTCAGTGGGCTCGTCTACGCCGCCGTGATCTCGCCGGCGGCCGCCGGCACGTTCTTTTTCGTCTCGATCGCGATCGCACTGGGGCTTCGGCCGGTCCGAGGCGTCAGCCAGGCGCTACAAAAACTCGGGAGCGAGCCGGGGGAACGTGTCGGCTCGTATCTCGGCGTCGCGCTGCTGGCCACCGCGGGCTATCTGCTGGCCGGTGGTGCCGGCGCGCTACTGATCACGGACGTGCTCGCCCGCCGGACGGTGTTCACCGCCGAACTCCTGGTTCCGGCCGGCCTGTACGCCGCGTCGCTCTCGGTCTCGATCGTCGTTTCGAGCCTGGTCGGCGCCATCGGCTATCCGAGCGCACAGACGTGGCTCGGCGGCGCGATGCTCGGCGCGCAGCTGCTGCTCGTCGTGACGTTCGACGCCGTCGTGACCTCCGCGGCGGCGTTACTCCTCGTGAGCGCCGGCGTTCGATTCGCGTTGTTCGTCCCGGTGGGCGTCGCCCTCGGCGTCGTGCCGCGGGTCCCGGACCGCCACGCGGTCGATCGGGCCTGGACGTTCGCCAGGTGGAGCGTCCCGGACCAAATTCTGGACCGCTTCTCCTACAACATGCCGGTGTTCGTCTTGGGCGTCGTCGGTACGCCGGCAGCGGTCGGCATCTACGAGGCCGCGGACCGGTTCGCGGACTTCGGGGCGACCATCTCCTGGCGACTCTCCTCGCCCCTGCTCACGAAGGTCAGTGGCGACGTCGCCGCGGGGAACGGGTACGACACCTATCTCCGCGGCGCCGTCACCGGCGGGACGGGAGCGACGTTCGTCGTCTTCGGATATCTGATCGGGGCTCACGACGTCGTCGCCCGGATCGCGTTCGCCGACGCGCGGTGGGCGTTCTCGACGACGGTGCTTCTGGTCGGCGGGGTGAACGTCCTGCGTGGCTTCTGGACGCTGACCTCCCACGCGATGGAGGGACTCGGCAAGCCGAGCGTGAGTTTCCGGACGAAACTCTACGGGCTGGTCGCGAGCGTGCCGATCACGGCGCTGTTCGGCGCGGAGTTCGGGGCGGTCGCCGGCGCGGTCGGCTACGGGGTGATGAACCTCGTCGTGTTCGGTGCCGTCTGTCACTACGCCCGCGACGTGTTCGGGTACGTGCCGGTCGACGCGGAAACGGTCGCCCACCTCACCCTCGGGGGCCTCGTCGCGGCGTCGCTGACGGCTAGCGTCGTCGCCGTGGCCACTGGAACCCCGCTGCCGACGCCCGGGGTGGCGGCCGCTGCCGCCGTGGCAGGACTCGGCGGATTCAGTGCCGTCCTGCTCGCCGTCTCGCCGCCCACCCGCGTGGCCGCCCACCGCGTCGTGGCGATGGTGTGGGGGCGGGGCGGCAGAACCCCGTGA
- a CDS encoding metal-dependent transcriptional regulator, translating into MTEPTGPSLPVSRAEGRQLCGLLVLALTDGTPVGTGALAERLALSGATVTETVKRFDDEGLVSYEPYVGAELTPRGEAVARRLLWRRCVVQAFFEATAGVSLDPTTAYRIGRAVSADTLSRLDERLTRPCTDRCEASDRAECDRLTG; encoded by the coding sequence ATGACGGAGCCAACCGGCCCCAGCCTCCCGGTGAGTCGGGCCGAGGGCCGTCAGCTCTGTGGCTTGCTCGTATTGGCGCTCACCGACGGCACGCCGGTCGGCACCGGGGCGCTCGCGGAGCGTCTCGCCCTGAGCGGCGCGACGGTCACGGAGACGGTCAAGCGGTTCGACGACGAGGGGCTCGTGTCGTACGAGCCCTACGTCGGCGCGGAACTGACCCCTCGGGGCGAGGCAGTCGCCCGCCGACTGCTCTGGCGTCGCTGTGTCGTCCAGGCCTTCTTCGAGGCGACTGCCGGTGTCTCGCTGGACCCCACGACGGCCTACCGGATCGGCAGAGCGGTGTCCGCGGACACGCTCTCCCGACTCGACGAGCGCCTGACCCGGCCGTGTACCGATCGGTGCGAGGCGAGTGACCGCGCCGAATGTGACCGGCTCACCGGCTGA
- the feoB gene encoding ferrous iron transport protein B — translation MTGCEEPCGSDDAGRTVALVGAPNVGKSVLFGALAEQYVDVSNYPGTTVETTAATTDSGTLIDTPGVYGISSFSEAERVTRAVVLDADAVINVVDATRLDRDLFVTLQLLDMGIPTVVALNMMDEAAADGVDIDVDALATAIGAPVVPTVAVTEKGVDDLSERLPDAMAPPSTPVADHYDALPDRIEATRAERTLLLEGDDPTARRVDALVADGGESLAADLDRREQLYAERRARVRSLVDDVVHATDAGRSVGDRVGDLLLRPLTGIPIALALVGAIFYLVGVVVAQTLVGYTEGVLFGRYYNPTVEAAVERLLPAADWAAPVEFLLINDVLGLLTIMPQYVVGVLVPLVAAFSLVIGTLEDAGVLPRLAVVLDRGLNRIGLNGRAVVPLVIGTGCVTMAVITTRTIESRRERLIATALLGLAVPCSAQIGVIMGLLAGLGLVWWAGYLLVLLVVLGAAGAVLDRTLPGDRDALVEQLPRLRVPRPHNVARKTRTRMAAFLREAGPLFAGTALAVSALEYVGALDVIVDALRPVTAALGLPASFGRVLVLGLIRRDFAAAGMTDLALSASETFVGLVVVTLFVPCILTMATILEERDVRSALLMWLGSWVVAFGVGGGVAALLGVVA, via the coding sequence ATGACGGGATGCGAGGAGCCTTGCGGGTCGGACGACGCCGGACGGACGGTGGCGCTGGTCGGTGCACCCAACGTCGGCAAGAGCGTGCTCTTCGGGGCGCTCGCGGAGCAGTACGTCGACGTCTCGAACTACCCCGGCACGACCGTCGAGACGACCGCCGCGACGACCGACTCGGGGACCCTGATCGATACCCCCGGCGTCTACGGCATTTCGTCGTTTTCGGAAGCGGAGCGCGTCACGCGTGCGGTCGTCCTCGATGCGGACGCGGTCATCAACGTCGTCGACGCCACGCGGCTCGACCGGGACCTGTTCGTCACCCTGCAGCTACTGGACATGGGCATCCCGACCGTCGTCGCGCTCAACATGATGGACGAAGCCGCGGCCGACGGCGTCGACATCGACGTCGACGCGCTGGCGACGGCGATCGGTGCTCCCGTCGTTCCGACCGTCGCCGTCACGGAGAAGGGGGTCGACGACCTGTCCGAGCGCCTTCCCGACGCGATGGCACCACCGTCGACGCCCGTCGCCGACCACTACGACGCGCTCCCGGACCGGATCGAGGCGACCCGAGCGGAACGCACGCTGCTTCTCGAAGGCGACGACCCGACCGCCCGCCGCGTCGACGCTCTCGTGGCCGACGGCGGGGAGTCGCTGGCCGCCGACCTCGACCGACGGGAACAGCTGTACGCCGAGCGACGCGCACGCGTCCGGTCGCTCGTCGACGACGTCGTACACGCAACCGACGCCGGACGATCCGTCGGGGACCGCGTCGGCGACCTGCTGTTGCGACCGCTGACGGGTATTCCGATCGCACTCGCGCTGGTGGGGGCGATTTTCTATCTCGTCGGGGTGGTGGTCGCACAGACGCTCGTCGGCTACACCGAGGGCGTGCTCTTCGGGCGGTACTACAACCCCACGGTCGAAGCCGCCGTGGAGCGGCTCCTGCCGGCGGCCGACTGGGCAGCCCCCGTCGAGTTCCTGCTGATCAACGACGTGTTGGGGCTGTTGACGATCATGCCGCAGTACGTCGTCGGCGTCCTGGTGCCGCTCGTCGCGGCCTTCTCCCTCGTGATCGGCACGCTCGAAGACGCGGGCGTCCTGCCCCGGCTCGCCGTGGTGCTTGACAGGGGGCTCAACAGGATCGGACTCAACGGTCGCGCGGTCGTCCCGCTGGTCATCGGCACCGGCTGCGTGACGATGGCGGTCATCACGACCCGGACGATCGAGTCGCGCCGGGAGCGGCTCATCGCGACGGCGTTGCTCGGCCTCGCGGTCCCCTGTTCGGCACAGATCGGCGTCATCATGGGCCTCCTCGCGGGTCTCGGACTCGTCTGGTGGGCGGGCTACCTCCTGGTCTTACTCGTGGTACTCGGCGCCGCCGGCGCCGTCCTCGACCGGACCCTCCCCGGCGACCGAGACGCGCTCGTCGAACAACTCCCGCGCCTGCGCGTCCCGCGTCCCCACAACGTCGCCCGGAAGACCCGGACCCGGATGGCCGCGTTCCTGCGCGAGGCGGGACCGCTGTTCGCGGGCACTGCGCTCGCGGTGTCGGCGCTCGAATACGTCGGCGCGCTCGACGTGATCGTCGACGCACTCCGGCCGGTGACCGCGGCGCTCGGCTTGCCGGCGTCGTTCGGCCGGGTGCTGGTGTTGGGGCTGATCCGGCGTGACTTCGCCGCGGCCGGCATGACCGATCTGGCGCTGTCGGCGTCGGAGACGTTCGTTGGGCTGGTCGTCGTCACGCTGTTCGTTCCCTGTATCCTCACGATGGCGACGATACTCGAGGAGCGCGACGTGCGGAGCGCGCTCCTGATGTGGCTGGGCTCCTGGGTCGTGGCGTTCGGCGTCGGCGGCGGCGTCGCAGCCCTCTTGGGGGTGGTCGCGTGA
- a CDS encoding FeoA domain-containing protein, which translates to MTTSLSDVPPPERVTLTHVPDDETRARLLRLGLLDGDVECRRRIRNGPVVLRRRGTEVALGRTLARTIGVERSERTDTRS; encoded by the coding sequence ATGACGACATCGCTATCCGACGTTCCACCGCCCGAACGGGTGACGTTGACGCACGTCCCGGACGACGAGACTCGCGCTCGGCTACTGCGGCTCGGACTTCTCGACGGCGACGTCGAGTGTCGCCGGCGGATCCGGAACGGGCCGGTCGTGCTCAGGCGTCGCGGGACGGAGGTCGCACTCGGACGGACGCTCGCCCGAACGATCGGCGTCGAGCGTTCCGAACGGACCGACACACGGTCATGA